The region TTTTGAGGATTCAATGAATGAAAACATTAAAGCAGCAACAGGTTCATCAACAACGTATGGTGGTACAAATCCTCAGCAAATAGGAACTGGAGTTGATGTTGCAAGCATAACAACAAATACTGGAAAGGGTGGTATAAATACAACAGGACAGACCCTTGATAACTATATAGATGGTGATGGATATTTTATGGTTGCTTCAGGTAAAAATATGTATGATGAAAGTGACTGTATAAAGGTAGACCCTGAACAGCATACTATAACATCTGCACCTACAGGAACTACAGTTCATTATACAAGAGATGGGTCTTTCCATCTTGATGCGGATGGTAACCTTCTTACAGCAGGAGGATATAAGGTACTTGGCTACTCTATGATTGGTAGAAATTCCATTGATCCAGATGCTACTTCTGGCAATAAAATATGTGGGGATTTTGTAAGTATGTCTAAAATGCAGGATGCTAGTACTGCAAATGAGAGTACTGCAACAGATACAGTTGGAGCTTCTAAATTAGAAGATAGCATTACTGCTGTTACTAACAGAACAGCAGGAAATCACTCTAGTGATAAAGATGATAAATTGTATGCAAATTCAGGAGACATAGTTTTTGTAGATAATCAGGATGCAGATTTGAGGGCTGATAACACTAATTTACATTCTTTAAAAATACCTAAAACAGTTAGAAAAGCTTATTATAATACGATTGATAAGGCATTTGAATTTAAAGATGTTGCAGTAACTGGTTTTAGTATAAGTGGCACTGGGCTTATAACAGCTACTCTTTCTGATAATTCAACAGCAGCTATAGGTCAAATTGCAACAGCTAATTTTACAAATCCAGCAGGTCTTAATAAAATTGGAGGTAATCTGGTTGATCCTTCTGCAAACTCTGGTTCGGCTATAGTTAAAAGCGGATATGCAAAGGCAATAGATGGAAAAACTGATTATAATACTGATGTAACACTTAAAGATAATAGTGGTTCCTTTGGAGCAATTACAAGTGGTGCCCTTGAATCATCAAATGTTGATCTGGCGCAGCAATTTACAGATATGATAACTGCAAGTAGAGCGTATGAAGCTAGTGGTAAAATAATAACAACTCAAGATGAAATTCTTCAAAAGTTAGTTAATCTTAAACAATGATTTTAGTTATATGATTTTTACGGGGAAATTCAATTTATATATTGGATTCCCCTGTTTAATAGCTTAATGTGAGGTGTATCAATGATAAAGCTTACGGGAATGAATGGCAGGGAATTAATATTAAATGATAATCAAATAGAAAAAATTGAGCAGGTTCCTGAAACAGTAATAACTCTTGCAAATGGGAATAAATACATTGTTCAACAGGATTCGGATGAAATCATAGATAAAATTATAGAATTTAAAAGAAGAATTTTAAAAGGTGCAATTATATAGATTATGGTATATGCCAACAAGAAGGGATGAGTAATAAATGAGTGAAAAGAACAAAAAAGGTACAAATGATAATAAAGAAAAATCTAAATTGACAATAATACTTTTAGCCATTATTGTAGTATTAGTAGTAGCTTTTGCTGCATATTTTTTATTTTTTTCTAAGAAGGCAAATCAGCCACAACCAGTTTCTAATAATAATGCTGTAAGTAATGCACAACAGGTAAATGCTGATGAAAAAACATATACTTTTGATGAAATTTTAACTAATCTTGCAGATACTGATTCAGCTAAATATGTTAAGGTTACAGTTGCACTTGGCTATAATGCTAAAAATTCAAAACTTCAATCTGAGCTTGAGGACAAAAAATCAGATATTAAAACTCCTATACTTAGAGATGCTATTGTAGATGTTCTTAGAAGTAAAAAGGCGGCTGATTTTAATCAAGAGGGAATAGATAAGATGAAGGAGCAAATGCTGAAGTCCATAAATCCACATCTTAAAAATGGTACTATAGATAATGTGTATTTTTCTGATTTAGTTATTCAACAATAATTATAATAGGAAGGTATCTTATGGAACAATTCTTTTTTATGATATTAAAAATAGCTATATTTTTACCACTTGTCTTGTTTTTAATAATTGTATCATTTAAATATGGTGGAAGTAAGCTACAAAATATTCAAAATGGTAAATTTATAAAGATAATCGAAAAAATGCCTATTTCTAAAGAGAACAGTCTTTTAGTAGTTAAAATTGGTCAAAAGATGTATGTAATTTCGAGTGCTCAAAATAAAGTTGAAATTTTAAAGGAACTTCAGGATGATGAGGTTATTATGCTTGAGAAGGATAAAAAGGTCTCAGAGTATGCAACTTTTA is a window of Clostridium pasteurianum DNA encoding:
- a CDS encoding flagellar hook-basal body complex protein, which gives rise to MSRGMNAGVSALKVFQEQLDIVGNNIANQSTTAYKNQSVNFEDSMNENIKAATGSSTTYGGTNPQQIGTGVDVASITTNTGKGGINTTGQTLDNYIDGDGYFMVASGKNMYDESDCIKVDPEQHTITSAPTGTTVHYTRDGSFHLDADGNLLTAGGYKVLGYSMIGRNSIDPDATSGNKICGDFVSMSKMQDASTANESTATDTVGASKLEDSITAVTNRTAGNHSSDKDDKLYANSGDIVFVDNQDADLRADNTNLHSLKIPKTVRKAYYNTIDKAFEFKDVAVTGFSISGTGLITATLSDNSTAAIGQIATANFTNPAGLNKIGGNLVDPSANSGSAIVKSGYAKAIDGKTDYNTDVTLKDNSGSFGAITSGALESSNVDLAQQFTDMITASRAYEASGKIITTQDEILQKLVNLKQ
- a CDS encoding flagellar basal body-associated FliL family protein; translation: MSEKNKKGTNDNKEKSKLTIILLAIIVVLVVAFAAYFLFFSKKANQPQPVSNNNAVSNAQQVNADEKTYTFDEILTNLADTDSAKYVKVTVALGYNAKNSKLQSELEDKKSDIKTPILRDAIVDVLRSKKAADFNQEGIDKMKEQMLKSINPHLKNGTIDNVYFSDLVIQQ
- a CDS encoding flagellar FlbD family protein, which gives rise to MIKLTGMNGRELILNDNQIEKIEQVPETVITLANGNKYIVQQDSDEIIDKIIEFKRRILKGAII
- the fliO gene encoding flagellar biosynthetic protein FliO, with product MEQFFFMILKIAIFLPLVLFLIIVSFKYGGSKLQNIQNGKFIKIIEKMPISKENSLLVVKIGQKMYVISSAQNKVEILKELQDDEVIMLEKDKKVSEYATFNEFWKNIRNKLENKREE